Proteins co-encoded in one Pseudomonas beijingensis genomic window:
- a CDS encoding OprD family porin encodes MVVKTITLRLAGILLCVGLLSPRVFAQGLVDDSKATLTLRNFFFERHFTAPDAAQGQAREWTQSFIFDLRSGFTSGTVGVGADVLGKYAVKLDGGAGRYGALLLPKDGDGDPAGSFGRLGVALKAKISATELKVGEWMPNLPIITADDFRALPQTFEGTQLSSQDVKYWTLFAGQFKKTSLRNDSSMEDLAFGSAHSDAFNYLGADYRSASKNSTFRLWSGQLKDIYQQHYVGLNQRWSLSPSVTLNTNLGYFWGKDDGAAKAGRLDNRTASLMIGLGVEQHTFSLGWQQVSGETGWMRVSGTGGIYLANNTFNHAFDNPGERSWQLRYDLDFAGYGVPGLSLMTRYVHGDDVRLQRVEDGSEWVRESELGYVVQSGRLKNLALRWRNASVRRGFNSADYDENRVIISYPLGIL; translated from the coding sequence ATGGTCGTGAAAACAATAACGCTGCGTCTCGCTGGCATTTTACTGTGCGTCGGCTTGCTGTCGCCTCGGGTGTTCGCCCAGGGTTTGGTTGACGACAGCAAGGCAACGCTGACCCTCAGAAACTTCTTCTTCGAACGTCATTTCACTGCGCCTGATGCCGCACAAGGCCAGGCACGGGAGTGGACACAGAGCTTTATTTTCGATCTTCGATCCGGCTTTACCTCCGGTACCGTTGGCGTGGGTGCCGACGTATTGGGCAAGTATGCCGTCAAGTTGGACGGCGGCGCCGGGCGTTACGGTGCGTTGTTATTACCTAAGGATGGTGATGGGGATCCGGCGGGTAGCTTCGGCCGGCTTGGAGTCGCCCTTAAAGCGAAAATTTCCGCCACCGAATTGAAAGTGGGTGAATGGATGCCCAACCTGCCGATTATCACCGCTGACGACTTCCGGGCGTTGCCACAAACGTTCGAAGGGACGCAGTTGTCTTCGCAGGATGTGAAGTACTGGACGCTGTTCGCCGGGCAATTCAAAAAAACCAGCTTGCGTAATGATTCCTCCATGGAGGATCTGGCTTTCGGTAGCGCTCACAGCGACGCGTTCAACTATCTGGGGGCCGACTACCGTTCAGCGTCTAAAAACAGCACATTTCGTCTATGGAGTGGGCAGCTAAAGGACATCTATCAGCAGCACTATGTCGGTCTGAACCAGCGCTGGTCGTTATCCCCAAGCGTCACCTTGAACACGAACCTGGGTTATTTCTGGGGCAAGGACGACGGTGCAGCCAAGGCTGGCCGTTTGGATAATCGCACGGCGTCATTGATGATCGGCCTGGGCGTCGAGCAGCATACGTTCAGTCTTGGTTGGCAGCAGGTCAGCGGTGAGACGGGCTGGATGAGAGTCTCCGGTACTGGAGGTATCTACCTGGCGAACAATACGTTCAACCATGCCTTTGACAACCCGGGGGAGCGATCCTGGCAGTTGCGCTACGATCTGGATTTCGCCGGTTATGGCGTTCCGGGGTTGTCATTGATGACCCGTTATGTCCACGGCGACGACGTCAGGTTACAACGCGTCGAGGACGGTTCGGAGTGGGTGCGTGAGAGTGAGCTTGGGTATGTGGTGCAAAGCGGTCGACTAAAAAATCTGGCTTTGCGTTGGCGAAATGCAAGTGTGCGCCGTGGATTCAATAGTGCGGATTACGATGAGAATCGTGTGATCATCAGTTATCCCTTGGGGATTCTTTAA
- a CDS encoding DKNYY domain-containing protein has product MTDRDTAIADWEPLQLEWHQGFAFMEGRLLGDGQVPDVYIMLNPEGARPDELAQAASAGHYPSSPLLAGQPVWRHRRNPWVLRDALRDYYLLPAYRERHGYHALQALPFRFDKGLENLGHQYWRDATGAYWFGEYAISQIPEARPDSLTLLTSSPASVTSASALFSDGVNIFLQGQFIASATARVRYCNHPSYRVIDDQVYKGFKPLHQKDGTPLPVANPDDFQMLAHRWGTDGQSIIVQAQQGSSISYEYFYRIDNADLATFTVLNERYAKDKQRAYYLTGKTIRYVGDFHLLKCRQPAFDEYGRVVSAAEYEDDYFAVDDSFVYAAGTRLRDAHGPSFRHLGFDYYRDHQHVYRRQKRLDVDAESFVVTQLCRNDQDYSPVLAGDKHGPLGSGGIIDAAMQKAWAPYFEAHPQLEGYWWHRLQTTTEAAQTHTETLPLRAIGLGFELGDQVYFHGRVINGLDAASFRLLDTHLCGDAQGLYLIPFHNAQTEVPERFSQEPAEHFRSLGSPYLTDGKTVFCHRVFYHPPEPIRKAHAATFESCGHGWAKDRDALYYYGEAKKRLPPSETRILGTYAVSPTLIFSEGKPLDVVFDPDEVRVPHPDFLQLGTRKLFCHRRPLSAKRIDLASFEFLTDRYARDRHRIYHYDGYATLTEVDEAHYRGIAQSK; this is encoded by the coding sequence ATGACAGACAGAGACACGGCTATTGCTGACTGGGAACCGCTGCAGCTTGAATGGCATCAAGGCTTCGCGTTCATGGAAGGTCGGCTGCTGGGCGACGGGCAAGTGCCTGATGTGTACATCATGCTCAACCCTGAAGGCGCACGACCCGACGAGTTAGCCCAAGCTGCCAGCGCTGGGCATTATCCGTCCTCGCCCTTGCTGGCCGGTCAGCCGGTGTGGCGGCATCGACGAAACCCTTGGGTCCTGCGCGACGCCCTGCGTGATTACTACCTGCTTCCGGCCTACCGGGAGCGCCATGGCTACCACGCGCTTCAGGCCCTGCCGTTTCGGTTCGACAAAGGCCTGGAAAACCTCGGCCACCAGTACTGGCGTGACGCAACCGGCGCCTATTGGTTCGGCGAGTACGCGATCAGCCAAATTCCCGAGGCACGCCCCGACAGCCTGACCCTGCTGACATCGTCCCCCGCCTCGGTAACTTCAGCGTCCGCCCTGTTCAGCGACGGGGTCAATATCTTTTTGCAGGGGCAATTTATCGCCAGCGCCACGGCGCGGGTGCGGTATTGCAACCATCCGTCCTATCGAGTGATCGACGATCAGGTCTACAAGGGCTTCAAGCCCCTGCACCAGAAGGACGGCACGCCGCTGCCGGTCGCAAATCCGGACGACTTCCAGATGCTCGCCCATCGCTGGGGCACCGATGGGCAGTCGATCATCGTGCAAGCACAGCAAGGTTCGAGCATTTCCTATGAATACTTCTACCGCATCGACAATGCCGACTTGGCGACCTTCACCGTGCTTAACGAACGCTACGCCAAGGACAAGCAACGCGCCTATTACCTGACTGGCAAGACCATCCGCTACGTTGGCGATTTCCACCTGCTCAAGTGCAGGCAGCCGGCGTTCGATGAGTACGGCCGCGTGGTCAGCGCCGCTGAATACGAGGATGACTATTTTGCCGTGGACGACAGTTTCGTCTACGCCGCCGGGACCCGCTTGCGTGACGCCCATGGCCCGAGTTTTCGCCACTTGGGTTTCGACTATTACCGTGATCACCAGCACGTCTACAGGCGCCAGAAACGCCTCGATGTCGACGCGGAAAGCTTCGTCGTGACCCAGCTTTGTCGCAATGACCAGGATTACTCCCCTGTGCTGGCAGGTGACAAGCACGGCCCACTGGGCTCTGGCGGCATCATCGATGCGGCCATGCAAAAGGCGTGGGCTCCTTACTTCGAAGCCCATCCGCAGTTGGAAGGTTATTGGTGGCACCGTTTGCAGACAACGACTGAGGCCGCGCAAACGCACACGGAAACGCTGCCGTTACGGGCCATCGGTCTCGGTTTTGAACTGGGCGACCAAGTGTATTTCCATGGACGCGTGATCAACGGGCTGGACGCAGCGAGTTTCAGATTGCTCGACACGCACCTGTGCGGCGATGCCCAGGGCTTGTATCTGATCCCGTTTCATAACGCGCAAACGGAAGTGCCCGAACGGTTTTCCCAAGAACCCGCGGAGCACTTCCGCTCACTCGGGTCGCCCTACCTGACAGACGGCAAAACCGTGTTCTGCCACCGGGTTTTCTATCATCCCCCCGAACCGATTCGTAAGGCCCACGCGGCCACTTTCGAGTCCTGTGGGCATGGTTGGGCCAAGGATCGGGATGCGCTGTATTACTACGGCGAGGCGAAAAAACGGCTACCCCCCTCTGAGACCCGCATTCTCGGCACCTATGCCGTCAGCCCTACCCTGATCTTCTCGGAAGGCAAACCGTTGGATGTGGTGTTCGACCCCGATGAAGTCCGCGTGCCCCATCCCGATTTCCTGCAACTGGGCACGCGCAAGTTGTTCTGCCACCGACGCCCGCTGAGCGCCAAGCGTATCGACCTGGCCAGCTTCGAATTCCTGACGGACCGCTATGCCCGAGACAGGCACCGAATCTACCACTACGACGGTTATGCGACCCTGACCGAAGTTGATGAAGCGCATTATCGGGGAATCGCTCAGAGCAAATGA
- a CDS encoding ribbon-helix-helix domain-containing protein — protein sequence MTTPNITLPDVLRSFIDDQVRQRGYSTRSEYVRELIRKDQNRQHQRGLVLDGAESAPTVPVNGDYFESLRAKVRVRMRSANLQSQTPLSL from the coding sequence ATGACTACCCCGAACATCACCCTGCCGGACGTTCTCAGATCCTTCATAGACGATCAGGTTAGGCAGCGAGGCTACAGTACCCGTAGTGAATATGTACGGGAACTGATTCGCAAGGATCAGAATCGGCAGCACCAGCGTGGCTTGGTATTGGACGGGGCCGAGTCGGCTCCCACTGTTCCAGTGAATGGCGACTACTTTGAATCCCTACGGGCCAAAGTAAGGGTGAGGATGAGGTCCGCGAACTTACAGAGCCAAACCCCGTTAAGCCTGTAG
- a CDS encoding TetR/AcrR family transcriptional regulator, with amino-acid sequence MEPVDLLERCYPGRRAESKRHILRCALALFNQQGIEATTIDIIRAESQMSVGAIYHHFENKEGLVAALYMTALDDQARLRDSYLGAVTSTREWVHALVFSYVDWVVSQPDWARFQYQARFAVARSSFNERLAEANLARNAALKKWFSDPAHQQDLQDLPFELIPSLIIGSAESYCRAWLSARVKRNPEAYRQQLAEAAWRAVGAGE; translated from the coding sequence ATGGAACCTGTCGATCTCCTCGAGCGCTGCTACCCAGGGCGTCGTGCCGAGTCCAAGCGGCACATCCTCCGATGTGCCCTGGCGCTGTTCAATCAACAGGGCATAGAAGCAACCACCATCGACATCATCCGTGCCGAAAGCCAGATGAGCGTGGGGGCCATTTATCACCATTTCGAGAACAAGGAAGGCTTGGTCGCGGCGTTATACATGACAGCCCTGGATGATCAGGCGCGGCTCAGGGACAGCTACCTTGGCGCTGTCACGTCGACCCGCGAATGGGTGCATGCCCTGGTGTTTAGCTACGTGGATTGGGTGGTCAGCCAACCCGACTGGGCACGATTCCAGTACCAGGCGCGCTTTGCAGTGGCGCGCAGCAGCTTCAACGAACGGCTCGCCGAGGCGAATCTGGCCAGGAACGCCGCACTCAAGAAATGGTTCAGCGACCCGGCCCACCAGCAGGATTTGCAGGACCTGCCTTTTGAGCTGATCCCGTCACTGATCATCGGTTCTGCGGAGAGCTACTGCCGTGCCTGGCTCTCTGCCCGCGTCAAACGCAACCCTGAAGCCTACCGGCAGCAATTGGCCGAGGCCGCCTGGCGCGCCGTTGGCGCCGGCGAGTGA
- a CDS encoding hotdog fold domain-containing protein, translating into MSQTLSMYQSVGPSAFSNMACQMAPYFGTINPEISVLAPGRGEVRVPFRKEITNHLASVHAIALCNAAELAGGMMTEVSIPSGARWIPKGMTVEYLAKAKTSIHAIADGSDIDWQTSGDKVVPVEIFDEGGVKVFTARITMNVKVG; encoded by the coding sequence ATGAGCCAGACTCTCAGCATGTACCAAAGCGTTGGTCCGTCCGCCTTCAGCAATATGGCCTGCCAGATGGCACCGTACTTCGGCACCATCAACCCGGAAATTTCGGTGTTGGCACCCGGGCGCGGTGAAGTGAGGGTGCCGTTTCGCAAGGAAATCACCAATCACCTGGCGTCCGTTCACGCGATCGCGCTGTGCAACGCGGCAGAACTGGCGGGCGGCATGATGACCGAGGTGTCCATCCCCAGTGGTGCCCGCTGGATCCCTAAGGGCATGACCGTCGAATACCTGGCCAAGGCCAAGACATCTATCCACGCCATTGCCGACGGTAGCGACATCGATTGGCAGACCTCGGGGGACAAGGTTGTCCCGGTCGAGATCTTCGACGAGGGTGGTGTGAAGGTCTTCACGGCGCGCATCACCATGAACGTGAAAGTCGGCTAG
- a CDS encoding TetR/AcrR family transcriptional regulator, protein MPQVGKARSKAQDAGWRGSPEGWLEAAYEALKESGIDAVRVMPLAKRLGLSRTSFYWFFEDREQLLAALLSRWRETNTGGLIRQSESYAESISEAILNVFECWLNPQLFDSQFEFAVRSWALQSAEVAQEVAVVDEQRMNALANMFKRFGYDNQGADTRARTIYLTQIGYITMNTTELITVRFQRIPHYVSIFTGKVPKQRELDRFYGKFGYAEKESGVFVPLTDTFESNGDDH, encoded by the coding sequence ATGCCGCAGGTAGGGAAGGCCCGTAGTAAGGCCCAGGACGCGGGCTGGCGAGGCTCGCCGGAGGGTTGGCTGGAAGCCGCCTACGAGGCCCTGAAGGAGTCGGGCATCGATGCGGTCCGGGTCATGCCACTGGCCAAGCGCCTGGGTTTGTCACGCACCAGCTTCTACTGGTTTTTCGAGGACCGCGAGCAACTGCTGGCTGCGTTGCTGTCGCGTTGGCGGGAGACCAACACGGGGGGGTTGATACGGCAAAGTGAAAGCTATGCCGAGAGCATTTCCGAGGCGATCCTGAATGTGTTCGAGTGCTGGCTCAACCCGCAGCTGTTCGACTCGCAGTTTGAGTTCGCCGTGCGCAGTTGGGCGCTTCAGTCCGCTGAAGTGGCCCAGGAGGTGGCGGTGGTGGACGAGCAGCGAATGAACGCCCTGGCGAACATGTTCAAGCGCTTTGGCTACGACAACCAGGGGGCTGATACACGGGCCCGAACGATCTACCTGACGCAGATCGGCTACATTACCATGAACACGACTGAGTTGATCACCGTGCGCTTCCAGCGCATCCCGCATTACGTGAGCATCTTCACCGGCAAAGTCCCCAAGCAGCGTGAGCTGGATCGTTTCTACGGGAAGTTCGGCTATGCCGAAAAAGAATCCGGGGTCTTTGTGCCCTTGACCGACACGTTCGAAAGCAACGGCGATGATCACTGA
- a CDS encoding pyrroline-5-carboxylate reductase family protein: MITETVGIIGGTGWLGGAIAKAVLAKGLVPAGNLIISNRSGNHPLAQQGACLVTDNQDLVDRSDVVILAVRPEHFASLGIDATGKTVISLMAGITAQAIAAQTSASAVVRAMPNAAVEIEQSFTPWYGFGAIAPTTKSLVQQVFECVGTAAEVEKEDFIDYLSALSGTGPAFPALLMTALANQAMQAGIPGDIAQLAAKSVVVNSSQLLASRDAQQMIDALVAYRGVTAAALQVMSLGDFEGQVGRALQAGAAVARKGLEA, from the coding sequence ATGATCACTGAGACCGTGGGGATCATTGGCGGCACTGGCTGGTTGGGCGGTGCGATTGCCAAGGCGGTCCTGGCGAAGGGACTGGTGCCGGCGGGAAACCTGATCATTTCCAATCGCTCGGGCAACCATCCGTTGGCTCAACAAGGTGCTTGCCTGGTCACGGACAATCAGGACCTGGTGGATCGCAGCGACGTGGTGATCCTCGCGGTTCGCCCCGAGCATTTCGCCAGCCTGGGCATCGATGCGACGGGTAAAACGGTGATCTCCCTGATGGCCGGGATCACGGCGCAGGCGATTGCTGCGCAGACCTCGGCTTCAGCGGTCGTGCGGGCGATGCCCAACGCGGCGGTGGAAATCGAGCAGTCCTTTACCCCTTGGTATGGCTTTGGCGCGATAGCGCCGACGACGAAAAGCCTCGTGCAGCAGGTGTTCGAATGTGTGGGCACTGCGGCTGAGGTCGAGAAAGAAGATTTCATTGATTACCTCTCTGCGCTTTCGGGCACTGGCCCGGCCTTTCCGGCCCTGTTGATGACGGCGCTGGCTAATCAGGCGATGCAGGCCGGCATACCCGGCGACATCGCACAGCTGGCGGCGAAAAGTGTCGTGGTCAACAGCAGCCAGTTGCTGGCGAGCCGTGACGCCCAGCAGATGATCGACGCCTTGGTGGCCTACCGGGGTGTCACGGCCGCTGCCTTGCAGGTGATGAGCCTGGGGGATTTCGAAGGGCAGGTTGGCAGGGCGTTGCAGGCGGGCGCTGCGGTTGCGCGCAAGGGGCTTGAGGCCTGA
- a CDS encoding DUF4142 domain-containing protein gives MDTFILRQLGLAVALSTSMGMAWAATSNDFVDEAAVGGIAEIETSKLALEKSQSADIKTFANTMITDHTKANEELKALAKKHDIEVPDDTTLMKKAKAKILEVRDESFDAAFANNQVKAHEETIELFKKEANTVTDDKKAGNTELKAFAQKMLPALQHHLEEAKKLQAAHPSK, from the coding sequence ATGGACACATTTATCCTGCGTCAACTCGGCCTGGCAGTGGCCCTGAGCACCAGCATGGGCATGGCCTGGGCCGCGACGTCCAACGACTTCGTCGACGAGGCGGCGGTCGGTGGCATTGCGGAAATCGAAACCAGCAAACTGGCTTTGGAAAAAAGCCAATCGGCGGACATCAAGACGTTCGCCAACACGATGATCACCGACCACACTAAGGCCAACGAAGAGCTGAAGGCGCTGGCGAAAAAACATGACATCGAAGTGCCCGACGACACCACGTTGATGAAGAAAGCCAAGGCGAAGATTCTCGAGGTGCGCGATGAGTCCTTTGACGCGGCCTTCGCAAACAATCAGGTCAAGGCTCACGAAGAAACCATCGAGCTGTTCAAGAAAGAAGCCAACACCGTTACCGACGACAAGAAAGCTGGCAACACCGAACTCAAGGCGTTCGCCCAAAAAATGCTGCCGGCCCTGCAACACCACCTGGAGGAAGCCAAGAAACTTCAGGCGGCCCATCCAAGCAAGTAA
- a CDS encoding YdcH family protein: MPVSHDLCQDLNYTKDQIQQKRSENPRLDSLLQKYSQLDAEVVDAEKPSSAALPAEVLEALKKKRLLIKDEIVSHMQSER, encoded by the coding sequence ATGCCGGTGTCCCACGATTTGTGCCAGGATCTCAACTACACCAAAGATCAAATTCAGCAAAAACGCAGCGAGAATCCAAGGCTCGACTCGTTACTTCAAAAATATTCTCAACTGGATGCCGAGGTGGTCGACGCCGAGAAGCCGTCCTCCGCCGCGCTGCCCGCCGAGGTTCTGGAGGCGCTCAAGAAGAAGCGATTGCTGATCAAGGACGAGATCGTGTCTCACATGCAGAGCGAGCGATAG
- a CDS encoding LysR family transcriptional regulator: protein MDIDLARTFLEIVRHGSLAAAAEKLHVTQTAITARVQKLESQLGCALFVRNRAGARLTADGEAFVVYANQLVQTWEAARRDLPLPEGYRNVLHLGGEVSLCNPLMLAWAGELRQKIPGHALRMDIRDGEKLLQQLELGLLDAAVVYQPEYWPRLQVEQLLEEKLILVRLAARPEPYVYIDWSADFRRQHDTALPDKAKAAVTFNLGPLALQYILENGGSGYFRTRVVQSYLDSGILERVPKAPEFNYPTYLVYSRDRDSAALQQAFEVLREIAKTGSDWSQRWDPLT, encoded by the coding sequence ATGGACATCGACCTCGCCCGCACCTTCCTGGAAATCGTCCGCCACGGCAGCCTCGCCGCAGCGGCCGAAAAGCTGCACGTGACCCAGACAGCGATCACCGCCCGGGTCCAGAAGCTCGAAAGCCAGCTCGGCTGTGCGCTGTTCGTGCGCAACCGTGCCGGCGCGCGCTTGACCGCCGACGGCGAGGCCTTTGTGGTTTACGCCAACCAGTTGGTGCAAACCTGGGAAGCCGCCCGCCGGGACTTGCCACTGCCCGAAGGCTATCGCAACGTCCTGCATCTGGGAGGCGAGGTCAGCCTGTGCAACCCCTTGATGCTCGCCTGGGCCGGAGAACTGCGCCAGAAGATCCCCGGTCACGCCCTGCGCATGGACATCCGCGACGGCGAGAAACTGCTGCAGCAGTTGGAACTGGGCCTGCTGGATGCGGCGGTGGTCTATCAGCCTGAATACTGGCCGCGCCTGCAGGTGGAACAGCTGCTGGAAGAAAAACTCATCCTGGTGCGTCTGGCCGCCCGTCCCGAGCCCTACGTGTACATCGACTGGAGCGCGGACTTCCGGCGCCAACACGACACCGCGCTGCCAGACAAGGCCAAGGCCGCCGTGACCTTCAACCTCGGCCCCCTGGCCCTGCAATACATTCTGGAAAACGGCGGCAGCGGTTACTTCCGCACGCGGGTCGTGCAGAGCTACCTGGACAGCGGCATCCTGGAGCGGGTGCCCAAGGCACCGGAATTCAATTACCCGACCTACCTGGTCTACTCCCGCGATCGGGATTCAGCGGCATTGCAGCAGGCCTTCGAAGTGCTGCGAGAGATCGCCAAGACCGGCAGCGACTGGTCGCAGCGCTGGGATCCATTGACCTGA
- a CDS encoding hydrogenase maturation protein — MPPLKIILLSSAFNGLTQRAWLDLREAGYRPSVVLFTDPASVCRQIEESGADLVICPFLKDRVPEQLWRNPRRPVVIIHPGIVGDRGASALDWAITRQPERWGVTALQAVEEMDAGPVWATCEFDLPKGLRKSELYNGPVSDAAIRCIREVVEKHREGFVPVPLDYGRHDVIGRLQPNMTQDDRSFSWHDSTGFIKRSIDAADGQPGVLASLAGEQFYLYDAHPDVRHGLPGELLAVRDDAVLVATGDASLWIGALRRKPQLGEQTFKRPARHVLSSRLEGIPVLDSSLAREPFSDEPYQPIRYRECGHVGELTFEFYNGAMSTEQCQRLVAALRWAKSRDTQVLLVRGGRGSFSNGVHLNVIQAAAEPGLEAWANIQAIDDVCLELFSARQLVVSGLTGSAGAGGVVLALAADIVLARREIVLNPHYATMGLYGSEYWTYSLPRAVGPDMAWKLTQDCLPISTLQGLRYGMIQEIGPRCPDEFGLWLLQRANRALLDPTYESIRVRKAERSLSAIQACRDDELAQMRRDMVDNRHGFADKCRRFVFKHKACGTPERLVAPWARTKQPQAVD; from the coding sequence ATGCCCCCACTGAAGATCATTCTGCTGTCCAGCGCATTCAACGGCCTGACCCAACGCGCCTGGCTGGACCTGCGCGAGGCCGGTTATCGCCCCAGCGTGGTGCTGTTCACCGATCCGGCCTCGGTCTGCCGACAAATCGAAGAAAGCGGCGCCGACCTGGTGATCTGTCCGTTTCTCAAGGACCGCGTACCCGAGCAGTTGTGGCGCAACCCACGGCGGCCGGTGGTGATCATTCATCCGGGGATTGTCGGCGACCGCGGTGCCAGTGCCCTGGACTGGGCGATCACCCGGCAACCCGAGCGCTGGGGCGTCACCGCTTTGCAGGCGGTGGAGGAAATGGACGCCGGGCCCGTGTGGGCCACCTGCGAATTCGACTTGCCCAAAGGCCTGCGCAAATCGGAGCTGTATAACGGCCCGGTCAGCGACGCGGCCATTCGTTGCATCCGCGAAGTCGTGGAAAAACACCGTGAAGGTTTCGTCCCGGTACCGTTGGACTATGGCCGCCATGACGTGATCGGACGCCTGCAACCGAACATGACCCAGGACGATCGCAGCTTCAGCTGGCACGACAGCACCGGTTTCATCAAGCGCAGCATCGACGCCGCGGACGGTCAACCCGGTGTGCTCGCAAGCCTGGCCGGCGAACAGTTTTACCTGTACGACGCCCACCCGGACGTTCGCCACGGCCTGCCCGGCGAGCTGTTGGCCGTGCGTGACGATGCGGTGCTGGTGGCGACGGGGGATGCCAGCCTGTGGATCGGTGCCCTGCGTCGCAAGCCGCAGCTCGGCGAACAGACCTTCAAGCGCCCGGCGCGCCATGTACTGTCGAGCCGCCTCGAAGGCATCCCGGTGCTCGACAGCTCCCTGGCACGTGAGCCGTTCAGCGACGAGCCCTATCAACCCATTCGCTACCGGGAATGTGGCCATGTCGGAGAGCTGACGTTTGAGTTCTATAACGGCGCGATGAGCACTGAGCAATGCCAGCGCCTGGTGGCGGCATTGCGCTGGGCCAAGTCCCGGGACACTCAGGTGCTGTTGGTTCGAGGCGGGCGCGGCAGCTTTTCCAACGGCGTGCACTTGAACGTAATCCAGGCCGCCGCCGAACCCGGCCTGGAAGCCTGGGCCAACATACAAGCCATCGACGACGTTTGCCTGGAGTTGTTCAGCGCCCGGCAACTGGTGGTCAGCGGCCTGACGGGAAGCGCCGGGGCCGGTGGTGTGGTGCTGGCCCTGGCCGCCGATATCGTGCTGGCGCGCCGTGAAATCGTGCTCAATCCTCATTACGCGACCATGGGCCTGTACGGCTCTGAATACTGGACCTACAGCTTGCCCCGTGCGGTCGGTCCGGACATGGCCTGGAAACTCACCCAGGACTGCCTGCCCATCAGCACGCTACAGGGGTTGCGCTACGGCATGATCCAGGAGATCGGTCCGCGTTGCCCCGACGAGTTTGGCTTGTGGTTATTGCAACGAGCCAACCGCGCGCTGCTTGATCCGACCTATGAAAGCATCCGGGTGCGCAAGGCCGAACGAAGCCTGTCGGCGATCCAGGCGTGTCGCGATGACGAACTCGCGCAGATGCGCCGCGACATGGTGGACAATCGTCACGGCTTCGCCGACAAGTGCCGTCGTTTCGTCTTCAAGCACAAGGCCTGCGGTACGCCCGAGCGCCTGGTCGCGCCCTGGGCGCGGACAAAACAGCCCCAAGCCGTCGATTAA
- a CDS encoding SCP2 sterol-binding domain-containing protein — protein MTSVADAVQAMKAKFNPAAAAGLDLVFGFNITDEDKQYALIVKDGTCELQEGENVDANCTLIMDSETLKGIVSGDTDGMQAFMGGKLRVEGDMMLSMKLSELFPA, from the coding sequence ATGACCTCCGTAGCCGACGCCGTACAAGCCATGAAAGCCAAGTTCAACCCAGCCGCCGCTGCCGGCCTGGACCTGGTATTCGGTTTCAACATCACCGACGAGGACAAGCAGTACGCCCTGATCGTCAAGGACGGCACCTGCGAACTGCAGGAAGGCGAGAATGTCGATGCCAACTGCACGCTGATCATGGACAGCGAAACCCTCAAGGGCATCGTCAGCGGCGATACCGATGGTATGCAGGCATTCATGGGCGGCAAGCTGCGCGTTGAAGGCGACATGATGCTGTCGATGAAACTGTCCGAGCTGTTCCCAGCCTGA
- a CDS encoding histidine phosphatase family protein, with protein sequence MGSIYLIRHGQASFGADDYDVLSPNGVRQAQVLGGHLAELGVVFDRCLSGDLRRQQDTAVGALGQMSAAGMPVPELEIDPAFNEFDADPVIRALLPDMLPQEPEALHILRNAAQNRAEFQRIFVLIVERWLSGRYDPPGLESWLGFVERVQAGLQRILEQADNTHKIAVFTSGGTITALLHLITQIPARQAFELNWQIVNTSLNHLKFRGREVALASFNSHAHLQLLKAPDLITFR encoded by the coding sequence GTGGGCAGTATCTATCTGATTCGACATGGCCAGGCCTCCTTTGGTGCGGACGACTACGATGTCCTCTCGCCCAATGGCGTACGTCAGGCGCAAGTGCTCGGCGGCCATCTGGCCGAGCTCGGTGTCGTATTCGACCGCTGCCTCTCGGGTGACCTGCGGCGCCAACAGGATACCGCCGTCGGTGCGCTGGGCCAGATGTCCGCCGCCGGCATGCCGGTCCCCGAGCTGGAAATCGACCCGGCGTTCAACGAGTTCGATGCCGACCCGGTCATTCGCGCCCTGCTGCCGGACATGCTCCCTCAGGAGCCCGAGGCGCTGCATATCCTGCGCAACGCCGCGCAGAACCGCGCCGAATTCCAGCGCATCTTCGTGCTGATCGTCGAGCGTTGGCTCAGCGGCCGGTATGACCCACCCGGTCTCGAAAGCTGGCTGGGGTTCGTCGAGCGGGTCCAGGCGGGCCTGCAGCGCATCCTGGAGCAAGCCGACAACACCCACAAGATCGCCGTGTTCACCTCCGGCGGCACCATCACCGCCCTGCTCCACCTGATCACCCAGATACCGGCCCGACAGGCCTTCGAACTGAACTGGCAAATCGTCAACACCTCGCTCAACCACCTGAAATTCAGGGGCCGCGAGGTGGCCCTGGCTTCCTTCAACAGCCATGCCCACCTGCAACTGCTGAAGGCCCCGGACCTCATCACCTTTCGCTGA